One window of the Triticum dicoccoides isolate Atlit2015 ecotype Zavitan chromosome 3B, WEW_v2.0, whole genome shotgun sequence genome contains the following:
- the LOC119278363 gene encoding homeobox protein LUMINIDEPENDENS-like — MELAPFKPAAGALVEWGGAGSIPAMVAAQQQLLHAQADRLQRLVVAQCRLTGVNPLAQEMAAGALSIKIGKKPRDLLNPKAVNSMQSLFAVKDTLGKRETREISALCGLTVTQVREFFASRRTRVRKAVRLSREKALKLEASKTALKLEASKTALKLEASKTATNICSLNTEQTPLDIETHAQVVEPLSTLEPLEMFQSSSQLAEAPQSSLQQPEVQQCTATPIPVTPTGMIQPTDAKINPDSVQKETKQEEVAPGVESEDKKFLDSIFALMRKEETFSGQVKLMEWILQINNATILSWFLTMGGLTIVSTWLSQAATEEQTTVILIIFKVLLHLPLHKALPAHMSVVLQTINRLRFYRTQDISGRARNLLSRLSKVLVRSQASKKPQKDLICKQRISEILHDESWRSEVDITEEILALTEGASESRKPEPKKTPLLLTASADESYKKSPVQTKSKERRKVQLVEHPNRKAAGKNAHSARSTCTNNSRPLSADDIQKAKMRAMFMQEKYGKVDTSKVSDKPETTENKKPSGLVNSNEPRMPRSPLTSTAKQPVDPSPSTSIQNAVPLSDNPEILATPKLNIAPRETPIEKLDSKRVHWQIPPEVWIDPSWSVSAGENSKELDVQAQRNRREKETFYASPKDIPSNPKDPWDLEMDFDDSLTPEIPIEQPPDADTMEVDGVGAAPPNMVVPGEIQQVGSTSSSSLTVASGANGAASEPDLELLAVLLKNPQLVFALSSNEVGNLPTEQTVALLDMLKQTGLGLSELVNSLPNGAGVPNKPEPVPETIPTSLPSPTPPKDLPASVGWRSDFPTHARPSNSQQAHLPNNGNTPFASEVHKSFSNVVSPLPSQPYTSVSALPAHIQSNAPSLPPQSAVSVNSLTQYAAPMNNMFDRTSVHQHTQPYGLASDPTAVAIHQQPAVNKPAHEFQNMSNSGLARSLTPEPNAAAYATFPWQSGAANVASTGRSTTPDQWADRVTNSFNDASAPHLNQSAYSNQSLQSTYDAYGSSTSASSQGLNRNGYIQTSEYQMSGRNVRQRHSLSPEPGSARVYGGTQGYIPEVSKLVNYGQQSYNPPVASTDWSSGQQSYTPAEPSRDWSSLQQRYTSAESSRDRSSGQQGYTPAEPSRQWSSGQQSYTPAEPSRQWSSGQQGYTPAESSNHQWSSGQQGYTPAGPSNHRSSGQQGYTPAEPSRQWSSAQQGYTPSEPSGQQGYTPAEPSRPWSTASQGAQNPDTSRQWSGAGKQQDYYNTPSDGRSPYDQRRRRRWE, encoded by the exons ATGGAGCTCGCCCCCTTCAAGCCCGCGGCCGGCGCCCTCGTCGAGTGGGGCGGCGCGGGCTCGATCCCCGCGATGGTGGCGgcgcagcagcagctgctgcacgCGCAGGCGGaccggctccagcgcctcgtcgtcGCCCAGTGCCGCCTCACCGGCGTCAACCCGCTCGCCCAGGAGATG GCTGCTGGTGCATTGTCTATCAAGATAG GTAAAAAACCAAGGGATCTGTTGAATCCGAAAGCAGTTAATTCCATGCAGTCACTTTTTGCTGTGAAAGATACTCTTGGCAAGAGAGAAACTCGTGAAATTAGCGCACTTTGTGGGCTTACTGTTACACAG GTAAGGGAGTTTTTTGCAAGTCGGCGTACACGAGTAAGAAAAGCTGTCCGTTTGTCACGAGAGAAAGCACTCAAATTGGAGGCATCCAAGACGGCACTCAAATTGGAGGCATCCAAGACGGCACTCAAATTGGAGGCATCCAAGACGGCTACCAATATATGCTCCTTGAACACTGAGCAGACACCTCTTGACATTGAGACACATGCTCAAGTTGTCGAACCTTTGAGTACTTTAGAACCATTGGAGATGTTTCAAAGCTCTTCACAACTAGCGGAGGCCCCTCAGAGCTCTCTACAACAACCAGAGGTCCAGCAGTGCACTGCAACCCCAATCCCTGTCACCCCTACGGGAATGATCCAACCAACTGATGCTAAGATTAATCCAGATTCTGTTCAAAAGGAAACCAAACAAGAGGAAGTTGCTCCTGGTGTTGAGTCAGAAGATAAAAAGTTTTTGGATAGTATCTTTGCCCTAATGCGAAAGGAGGAAACGTTTTCTGGACAGGTCAagttgatggaatggattcttcaaATAAATAATGCTACGATTCTTAGTTG GTTCTTAACAATGGGCGGTTTGACTATTGTGTCAACATGGCTGAGCCAAGCAGCTACTGAAGAGCAAACAACTGTTATTCTCATCATTTTCAAG GTGCTTCTTCACCTTCCACTACATAAAGCTTTGCCAGCCCACATGTCAGTTGTATTGCAAACTATCAACAGATTGCGGTTTTATAGGACACAAG ACATATCTGGTAGGGCCAGAAACCTGCTCTCCAGATTGAGCAAAGTGCTCGTACGGAGTCAGGCATCGAAGAAACCTCAAAAGGATTTAATCTGTAAACAAAG GATAAGTGAAATTCTCCATGATGAGTCCTGGAGATCTGAAGTTGATATTACT GAGGAGATCCTTGCCTTGACTGAAGGTGCAAGTGAGAGCAG AAAGCCTGAGCCCAAGAAAACTCCACTGCTGCTCACTGCTTCTGCTGATGAGTCGTATAAAAAGAGTCCTGTGCAGACAA AGTccaaagaaagaagaaaagttcAACTTGTAGAACATCCAAATCGGAAAGCTGCCGGAAAGAACGCTCATTCTGCAAGGAGCACATGTACAAATAATAGCAGACCATTATCTGCAGATGATATTCAAAAAGCAAAGATGCGTGCCATGTTTATGCAGGAGAAGTATGGCAAGGTTGACACAAGTAAAGTGTCTGATAAACCTGAGACGACAGAAAATAAAAAACCCTCTGGCTTGGTCAACTCAAATGAGCCTCGTATGCCCAGAAGTCCCCTCACATCAACTGCTAAGCAACCTGTTGACCCAAGCCCATCAACTTCTATACAAAATGCTGTACCTTTGTCTGATAATCCAGAAATCCTGGCCACTCCGAAGCTAAACATAGCTCCCAGAGAGACCCCCATAGAGAAATTGGATTCCAAGAGGGTTCATTGGCAGATACCACCAG AGGTGTGGATAGACCCCTCGTGGAGTGTTAGTGCTGGGGAAAACAGCAAGGAGCTTGATGTTCAGGCACAGAGAAATCGACGCGAGAAGGAAACCTTTTATGCAAGTCCAAAGGACATCCCATCGAATCCCAAGGACCCATGGGATTTGGAAATGGACTTTGACGACAGCCTGACCCCAGAAATCCCAATTGAGCAGCCACCAGATGCTGACACTATGGAGGTGGATGGCGTCGGAGCTGCCCCTCCAAACATGGTTGTTCCTGGTGAGATCCAGCAAGTTGGATCAACCTCGTCATCATCTCTGACAGTCGCTTCTGGTGCAAATGGTGCAGCTTCTGAGCCAGATCTTGAGCTGCTTGCAGTGCTGCTCAAGAATCCACAGCTTGTATTTGCTCTATCATCTAACGAGGTGGGGAACCTGCCAACCGAGCAGACCGTCGCGCTCCTGGACATGCTGAAGCAGACTGGCCTTGGACTTTCGGAGCTGGTCAATAGTCTGCCCAACGGTGCTGGGGTTCCAAACAAGCCTGAACCCGTCCCTGAAACTATCCCTACTTCACTTCCATCACCGACTCCTCCAAAAGATCTTCCAGCAAGT GTGGGCTGGAGATCTGATTTTCCGACGCATGCGAGGCCTTCAAACTCGCAGCAGGCGCATCTACCAAATAATGGAAACACACCTTTTGCAAGCGAAGTGCACAAAAGCTTCTCAAATGTTGTTAGTCCGTTGCCTTCACAACCCTATACTTCAGTTTCTGCCTTGCCGGCACACATCCAAAGTAATGCCCCGTCTTTACCACCTCAGTCCGCGGTCTCAGTAAATTCACTGACTCAGTATGCTGCGCCCATGAATAACATGTTTGATAGAACTTCGGTACACCAACATACCCAGCCATATGGCTTGGCGTCTGATCCTACTGCAGTGGCCATCCATCAGCAGCCAGCGGTAAATAAACCAGCCCATGAATTTCAGAACATGTCAAACTCCGGTCTAGCACGTTCCTTGACACCCGAGCCGAATGCCGCAGCTTATGCGACATTCCCCTGGCAGTCTGGTGCTGCTAATGTTGCAAGCACTGGACGAAGTACAACACCTGATCAGTGGGCGGACCGTGTTACTAATTCATTTAATGATGCGTCTGCACCCCATCTTAACCAGAGTGCTTACAGCAACCAAAGCTTGCAGAGCACATACGATGCCTATGGTTCTTCTACCTCAGCCTCATCCCAGGGACTGAACAGAAATGGTTACATCCAAACGTCAGAGTACCAGATGTCAGGGCGTAACGTTCGCCAGCGACACTCGCTATCCCCTGAGCCAGGTTCCGCTAGAGTGTACGGTGGCACGCAAGGGTACATTCCGGAGGTGTCTAAGCTGGTTAATTATGGGCAGCAGAGCTACAATCCTCCTGTGGCATCAACTGACTGGAGTTCCGGGCAGCAGAGTTACACCCCAGCTGAACCATCAAGGGACTGGAGTTCCTTGCAGCAGAGATACACTTCGGCTGAATCATCAAGGGACCGGAGCTCCGGGCAGCAGGGTTACACCCCAGCCGAACCTTCAAGGCAGTGGAGCTCGGGGCAGCAGAGCTACACTCCAGCTGAACCTTCAAGGCAGTGGAGCTCCGGGCAGCAGGGCTACACTCCAGCTGAGTCTTCAAACCACCAGTGGAGCTCCGGTCAGCAGGGCTACACCCCAGCTGGGCCTTCAAACCACCGGAGCTCCGGGCAGCAGGGCTACACTCCAGCAGAGCCTTCAAGGCAGTGGAGCTCGGCGCAGCAGGGCTACACCCCATCCGAGCCTTCAGGCCAGCAGGGCTACACCCCCGCTGAGCCGTCGAGGCCGTGGAGCACGGCCAGCCAGGGGGCCCAAAACCCTGACACATCAAGGCAATGGAGCGGCGCCGGGAAGCAGCAAGACTATTACAACACTCCAAGCGACGGCCGGAGTCCGTATGACCAGCGCCGGAGAAGACGATGGGAGTGA
- the LOC119282113 gene encoding uncharacterized protein LOC119282113, with translation MAMGAWSAMKKSLLMKLSVCLVIIAMANCARDIPDSVAEHPPGYIICGEISETWHGGLCAKHGTCNKPCRAEGYDSGYCAPFPFMTYCCCKQNCGKSSSLQPHRSSIMCN, from the exons ATGGCCATGGGAGCATGGTCGGCGATGAAGAAGAGCTTATTAATGAAGCTGAGTGTGTGTCTGGTGATCATCGCCATGGCTAACTGCGCTCGGGACATCCCTGACTCCGTTGCTGAGCACCCTC CCGGATACATCATCTGCGGCGAGATCAGCGAGACGTGGCACGGGGGGCTGTGCGCCAAGCACGGCACCTGCAACAAGCCGTGCCGGGCGGAAGGGTACGACTCGGGCTACTGCGCCCCTTTCCCCTTCATGACCTACTGCTGCTGCAAACAGAACTGTGGCAAGTCGTCGTCTCTGCAACCACACAGGAGCAGCATTATGTGCAACTAA